GATCGGGCTCTTTTAAAATCAGAAGTAGAGGTGGAACCATTAGAACAAGTGACCATAAATAATCTTTTATATTGAGTTTTCCCACGCGTTTATAAAAAAAGGAGGAAAGAGCGAATATCAAAGAAATCTTGGCAACTTCAGAGGGCTGAAGCCGAAAGAAGCCAAGATCAATCCACCTGGTAGCCCCCTTTGCCGTTGCACCCATCATGTCTACAATAATAAGAAGCAAAAGCGCCACGAAATAAAAAATCCACCACACATTCTTGAAGCTTCTATAATCCGAAAAAGCAAGCACGAACATCGCCCCAAGACCAAGTAAAGCACATAGACCCTGTTTAAATGCCAAGGTGGCATCTCCGCCAGCATATACTAAACTATAAATTACCGATACGCCAATCGCACACAGAATGATTGGCCCGATAAACAAACCCAGATCAAAATTTTTGAGCTTTGTTAACATGTTGGCCTAAATCATTATTTCAATTAACTTTTGGGCTGTTTTCTCGCCTTTAACGATCCTTATAGCGGACGGATTAGTGTTGAAATATTCAGCAATCGATCTAATCACCGCCTTATTCGCTTTGCCTTCAACTGGTTTTTCGTTGATCCAAATTTTAAAAATGCCGTCATTCTCGAGAATCTTCGGTTTTTTTGAATTAGTAATTACTTTAACTGAAATTATTTTAGTGTTATTTTTTACATTTTTCATCGAGTGCTTCATTTACTAGCCTATCAGCCCTCTTGTTTTGTTCGCGTGGCACGTATGTAAAAATTAATTTTATGTGAAACTTGCACTTGATCTTATTCAACGAATCCAAAAGAATACTTATGCCCTCATTTTTTACCTTGTAATTTCCGTTGATTTGTTCAACTACCAGCTGGCTATCTAGCCGGCAAACAACTTCTGAATCAGGATTGTTGTTGTTTTTTAGCCACTTGCTTTTCTCGAGAATTAGAAGTGCTTTGAGAATCGCACGATATTCAGCCTGATTATTGGTAGTATTGCCGATAAATTCTTTATAAGAATGGATTTCAACTTCATTTTCATCATAAAAAACCACTCCGATGCCTGCCGGACCCGGATTTCCTCTTGCCCCGCCGTCGGTATTTATATAGATCTTCGGCATCAAATTCCCAATCCAACAGCCTTATGCACCCTTCCAAGGGTTTCTGTGGCAATAGGCCAAACTTTATTGGCTCCTTCGTTCAATAATTCCTTGATTTCAGATTCACTTGATATTATTTTGTTGTATTTTTCCTGTATTGGGCGCAAATATTCAATAATGACTTCAGTCAAAGATTCCTTGAATTCCTTGTACCCTTTGCCGACAAACTCCCCTTCGATTGAGCTAATTTCTTTTCCGGTGACCTCGTGATAAATGTTCAATAAATTGGTGATCGCAGGCCTTTCTGTTCCAGATTTAACTTCCGATCCAGAATCGGTAACCGCGCGCATTATTTTTTGCTTGACAATGTCCGCTGTGTCAAACATTGAGATATAGTTGTTTGGGGTTGAAGATGATTTACTCATTTTCTTTTCCGGGTTATCAAGACCCATAATTCGGGCGGATGTTTTTTTAATTAGTGGCTCAGGTATAGTAAATATTTGGCCAAATTTGCTATTGAATCGAATGGCAATGTCACGGGTTAGCTCAACATGCTGTTTTTGATCATCACCAACAGGCACATGGGTTGTCCCATAAAGAAGAATATCGGCCGCCATAAGGACGGGGTAATCGAACAAACCGGCAGAAACCGAGTCAGAATCGCCTCCTTTATCTTTAAATTGGGTCATTCGTTTAAGTTCGCCAATATTTGTAAAACAATTCAAGATCCAGGCAAGTTCGGAATGTTCCGGTCTTTGAGACTGGACAAATAGAGATGATTTTTTAGGATCAATTCCTGCTGCCAAATAAAGCGCAGCCAAAGATATGATATTTTTCTGAAGCTCCTCGGGGTCTTTTGGTACAGTTATGGCATGAAGATCAACAATACAAAAAATAGATTGCTCGGCATCATTTTGAAGATCAATCCATTGTTTAATTGCACCCAAATAATTTCCGATGTGTATTTGCCCTGTTGGCTGTATACCAGAAAAGATCTTCATTTTGATCCTAAAATTAATGTTAAAAAAATAGAATTTAACTTTATACTATACAAGTTCGTATGAAAATTCAAACTATGGGTTATAGTCTCGGCTCTCAACACTCGTTTTGATTTCAGCCTGAGCACGATAATTGGGCAGTAAATTGTCATAATCTTTTGATTGTGCAAAGATCCCTATCCTTACAAATGGCTGCTGAATTCCAGACGAAGCCATAAACCCCCAAAATCTGGCATTGAGGCTTACTTCATTATTTACTATTTCCTCTCTAAAATTTTGGTTTGTGTTCAAATTTATCGTGCCTTTCCATTCATTACTAGAAACTTCATCAGAAATCGTATATTCGCGACGATAAAGGTCATGATCGCCACTTGCAGTCACCAGCGTTCTGTAGAGTATTATTTTACTATCAGTTTTTTTAAGTACTCCAAGAGAATAATAGTTATTTGAATTGTAGTTGATTGTCTCATCTGGGTTTGTTCCGCCTGGCCTAACAATATTTCCAGAAGTCGTGGAAAAACTGCCAGACTGATCGGTTTGGACCAAAAACACATCCCTAACAAGCACATCTGCGGTAGTACCCGCCGTGATTTTTACGCTGCCGTTTGAAAGCCTCACGTCATCTGAAATTTTCATCATAGTACCCCTAGCCTCGGACAGAGAATTTCTGGTTTCCCTAATTTTTGCATTATATGAGGAAGTCATAGAAAAAACAGCTGTTGCCATGATCATAATAATGGCAAAAATTGTCGATGCAATCAGTATTTCTATGAGTGTAAAACCTTTTTTGTGTGAATTTGTCATATGCTAAAAATTAGGATGTGAATTAGTAATAAGCTCGTCAATCAAAACAGACTTGCTATTATTATCGCCCCAGGTTATCGTGCAAGTTGCAATTATGGCATTGTTATTATCGACGGTGATATTATTTCCTAAACCATCTGTAACATTGTCGATATCCTCTGCAGCCTTGAAAATAATGGTTCGCGTAAATTTGTTTCCATCTAGCGGTACTTCTCCAGTGATTCCGGATCCATCTTTTTCAACTAATTTTGAACGATTTGGATAATTGGGAGCCGGAGTAGAACTCGCGGCCTTAAAGTCAAAAACATATTCGGTATTTAGTTTTGGCTTATTGTCAGCAATATTTTCCAATACGAAGGAATTCCATTTTGTAGAGGGGTCATTGTCAATGTAATTGGTATCGCGAATCTGCCTTAACATTTCAATCCCCTGTTGTGCTAAAAATGTGGCTTGAGCTCTTTGCTTAGTCAAACTCAAGTTGTTTAGAACCGTCTTGCCAAGCACAACAAGAGCACCAAGCATGGTGATAATAATAACTCCAGCCAGTAATACTTCTAGCAAACCAAAGCCTTTAGTTTTTGTGACGAGCATTTTTTTCATTGCATAATGGTATTATTTTTTGCCGAATAAGGCTCTGCGGTGACTACGACCCGTTGTTCGCGCGTTGTTCTGTTTGAACCTATAGTAATGCTTGTACTTGGTAAATTATTATTGATTTTAAAATTTCCGGGGTAATAAGAGTATGTAAAACCCAAATCCGATCCGGTACCGAAAACTACATTCATTCCAGTAAAGTCTACAATGTCTTTGGAGTCAGTTATAGAAGTAGGCGCAAGATCACAATCCTCTTTTGTGCTATTGATCTGCCCGTACTGAATATTCATACTTGTTCCATCGGGGTTTTGAGTAAATATAATCCTGGCACAATTTTGGTTTTGTTGGGGATTTTGTGAATATGCATAGGCGCGATCCAGCAGCGCTTTCACCTCGTCTGCCTTTAATACGACTTCCTGCCTGGCCCCAAAATTTTGATATGCCGGAATAGCTGCCGCAGCCATTAACAAAATAATCGCAATCACTATCAATATTTCAATTAATGTAAAGGCTCTTTTTTTAAAACTCATTTTTAACCAAAATTAACAATATTGTCATGGCGCACTAACAAGATTTGAACCGACGAAAAATATTTCTGGATATTCCGGTGATGTATAGGCGCTGGAAAAATCTTTGAGCGATTCAGATGCGGACAGTGCCATCGCTTGCCCTTGTGTATCGCGGAGTGTTTGGCTGAAAAATTTCCTACCATTCCCATCATTTGCGATTTCAAGGTGAGCGGCTAATACATAAGAATATTTCGATGTAAGATAGGTGTAAAAATATTCATTCGGATCCGCATGCCAAGTTACATGGTTTTGGGTATTATCTTTTTGTTTAGGATCTTCCGCCATAGGAAGGGGAATATATCCGTTGAGAAGCCCATTGAGACCGCTAGACCAGCGATTAGTATTGGGTCCACCATCCGGGTTTGACAATGAATTACAGCTTCTTACCCGATACCAATTTTGGCCGGCTGGAACATTTACTGCATCATATGGATATACCCTTCTATCGGCATGAAATGCTTCAATTGCCGCAGCAATTGCCTGAATATCAGCCTTTCTCTTGTTGTCCCGCGCTTTTGCCTGGGCATTGGTATATGAAATGATAATAATTGTTGCAAGAATCCCAATAATTGCAACTACGACAAGCAGCTCAATTAATGTAAATGCCCTTGATTTTGCTAAATGCCGTCTCATCTATTTGTGTGTTTATCTATAAAATAGGCCTTGTTATTGTCATGATCTTGTTGGTTGTAAGAAAAATTTGGCGGATCAGTGGTTGCGGGACCATATCCCCCGCAAATCCCGCCCACAGGGTAAAAAGCGGTGTTTCCGGAAGAAGTCTCAAGACGGGTAGTCAAACAATACTGATTTGGCCACAATATAACCCCGTAAGAATAAATCTCACTTTGATTCCACGATTCAAGTCCATTGTATGAGCTGAGTGCAACCTTTGGATCTTGCGGTAGAGAACTAAGATAGCCCGAAAGCCAATTGCCCAACTTGGGCCAATAGCGAGGGTCTGCAGAATCGTTGACATATGAGGCGAAGGTATCATGATCTGTGTTGGAATACCTATGCTTATCGGCATATCTCATTTCCAACGCACTGGCGATGGACTCGAGATCGACCTTTCTTTTATTATCTCTGGCTTTGGCTTGTGCATTATTATAAGAAATGATAATTATTGTTGCCAAAATTCCGATTATTGCAATAACAACCAATAACTCAATTAATGTGAAACCTCTTTTTCTGTCCATATCCCCTCCTAAATCCTAAAATATCCAAAATACCAATCAATAAAAT
The window above is part of the Patescibacteria group bacterium genome. Proteins encoded here:
- a CDS encoding prepilin-type N-terminal cleavage/methylation domain-containing protein encodes the protein MRRHLAKSRAFTLIELLVVVAIIGILATIIIISYTNAQAKARDNKRKADIQAIAAAIEAFHADRRVYPYDAVNVPAGQNWYRVRSCNSLSNPDGGPNTNRWSSGLNGLLNGYIPLPMAEDPKQKDNTQNHVTWHADPNEYFYTYLTSKYSYVLAAHLEIANDGNGRKFFSQTLRDTQGQAMALSASESLKDFSSAYTSPEYPEIFFVGSNLVSAP
- a CDS encoding prepilin-type N-terminal cleavage/methylation domain-containing protein, whose protein sequence is MTNSHKKGFTLIEILIASTIFAIIMIMATAVFSMTSSYNAKIRETRNSLSEARGTMMKISDDVRLSNGSVKITAGTTADVLVRDVFLVQTDQSGSFSTTSGNIVRPGGTNPDETINYNSNNYYSLGVLKKTDSKIILYRTLVTASGDHDLYRREYTISDEVSSNEWKGTINLNTNQNFREEIVNNEVSLNARFWGFMASSGIQQPFVRIGIFAQSKDYDNLLPNYRAQAEIKTSVESRDYNP
- a CDS encoding prepilin-type N-terminal cleavage/methylation domain-containing protein, producing MDRKRGFTLIELLVVIAIIGILATIIIISYNNAQAKARDNKRKVDLESIASALEMRYADKHRYSNTDHDTFASYVNDSADPRYWPKLGNWLSGYLSSLPQDPKVALSSYNGLESWNQSEIYSYGVILWPNQYCLTTRLETSSGNTAFYPVGGICGGYGPATTDPPNFSYNQQDHDNNKAYFIDKHTNR
- a CDS encoding DUF167 domain-containing protein, encoding MKNVKNNTKIISVKVITNSKKPKILENDGIFKIWINEKPVEGKANKAVIRSIAEYFNTNPSAIRIVKGEKTAQKLIEIMI
- a CDS encoding ribonuclease HI family protein, with amino-acid sequence MPKIYINTDGGARGNPGPAGIGVVFYDENEVEIHSYKEFIGNTTNNQAEYRAILKALLILEKSKWLKNNNNPDSEVVCRLDSQLVVEQINGNYKVKNEGISILLDSLNKIKCKFHIKLIFTYVPREQNKRADRLVNEALDEKCKK
- a CDS encoding prepilin-type N-terminal cleavage/methylation domain-containing protein, which gives rise to MSFKKRAFTLIEILIVIAIILLMAAAAIPAYQNFGARQEVVLKADEVKALLDRAYAYSQNPQQNQNCARIIFTQNPDGTSMNIQYGQINSTKEDCDLAPTSITDSKDIVDFTGMNVVFGTGSDLGFTYSYYPGNFKINNNLPSTSITIGSNRTTREQRVVVTAEPYSAKNNTIMQ
- the trpS gene encoding tryptophan--tRNA ligase, giving the protein MKIFSGIQPTGQIHIGNYLGAIKQWIDLQNDAEQSIFCIVDLHAITVPKDPEELQKNIISLAALYLAAGIDPKKSSLFVQSQRPEHSELAWILNCFTNIGELKRMTQFKDKGGDSDSVSAGLFDYPVLMAADILLYGTTHVPVGDDQKQHVELTRDIAIRFNSKFGQIFTIPEPLIKKTSARIMGLDNPEKKMSKSSSTPNNYISMFDTADIVKQKIMRAVTDSGSEVKSGTERPAITNLLNIYHEVTGKEISSIEGEFVGKGYKEFKESLTEVIIEYLRPIQEKYNKIISSESEIKELLNEGANKVWPIATETLGRVHKAVGLGI